A DNA window from Sporosarcina sp. ANT_H38 contains the following coding sequences:
- a CDS encoding Rpn family recombination-promoting nuclease/putative transposase translates to MVIVDFKTLQTYHFHSMFQLIDLEDGTIFSDHAEIHVLELTKIGIRRLQDTDTLEKWLKETLFMKSSTMKEAFKEIQRLSQVPKTRAIAIP, encoded by the coding sequence ATTGTGATTGTCGATTTCAAAACATTGCAAACATACCATTTTCATAGTATGTTTCAGTTAATCGATCTGGAAGATGGAACCATTTTTTCTGACCATGCCGAGATTCATGTGCTTGAATTAACAAAGATAGGGATTCGGCGACTACAGGACACCGATACACTCGAAAAATGGTTAAAGGAAACTTTGTTTATGAAAAGCTCGACAATGAAAGAAGCATTCAAAGAAATTCAACGTTTGAGTCAAGTCCCTAAAACCCGCGCGATTGCCATCCCATGA